A genomic window from Vanessa tameamea isolate UH-Manoa-2023 chromosome 7, ilVanTame1 primary haplotype, whole genome shotgun sequence includes:
- the LOC113401258 gene encoding ras-related and estrogen-regulated growth inhibitor-like protein: MKMTVNRIRVVVLGSPRSGKSAVVVRYLTKRYIGEYSSTGDFLYQHRVAFDGAVSEVEILDTSNCAIRGCLGDHVRWGDAFAVVYSVCERRSFLAAAELLSLLERTRLPSCAAITLLGNKRDLEHAREVHAEEGQELSLRFGCQFYEVSAAESCAGAALAFHALLREARALALLLPAPRRKLAAYSVSKVIGTIFGKNSKSVRKKRPSLSI, from the exons CGGTGGTTGTGCGTTACCTTACAAAACGCTATATTGGCGAATATAGCTCGACTGGAG ATTTCCTCTACCAACATAGAGTGGCGTTCGATGGTGCTGTATCGGAAGTAGAAATATTGGATACTTCAAATTGCGCa atACGCGGCTGTCTAGGTGATCATGTGCGATGGGGTGACGCGTTCGCGGTGGTGTACTCGGTGTGTGAACGTCGCTCTTTCCTGGCGGCTGCTGAGCTCCTCTCACTCCTCGAGCGGACTCGGCTGCCAAGTTGTGCAGCCATCACTCTCTTGGGCAACAAACGTGACCTCGAACACGCCAG ggagGTCCACGCAGAGGAGGGTCAAGAGTTGTCGCTGCGGTTCGGCTGTCAGTTCTATGAGGTATCAGCTGCGGAGTCGTGCGCGGGCGCCGCGCTTGCATTCCACGCGCTGCTACGAGAGGCGCGTGCTCTCGCATTGTTATTGCCCGCGCCTCGTCGTAAGCTAGCCGCCTACTCCGTTTCGAAG GTCATTGGTACGATATTCGGCAAAAACAGCAAAAGCGTTCGAAAGAAACGACCATCGCTTAgtatttaa